The proteins below come from a single Pleuronectes platessa chromosome 1, fPlePla1.1, whole genome shotgun sequence genomic window:
- the nrn1lb gene encoding neuritin 1-like b — protein sequence MRSHQGTTMLLPIALCLGLVPVCFGAAIPNSCASIYKSFAQCLLTLGDSLVDTQKDQSTQDIDAICRSWNAFHDCANSALAGCPGEAAAVWESLRQESRKTEFSGNLYDMCASRTTLPPSTVPTAQSPPTSDQANKETLKGRTHKHSPTLSTLLFPVCSTLLVLLRS from the exons GTTTGGTCCCTGTGTGTTTCGGGGCGGCAATTCCAAATTCATGTGCTTCCATCTACAAGAGTTTTGCCCAGTGTTTACTCACACTCGGGGACAGTTTGGTGGACACACAAAAAGACCAGAGTACACAGGACATCGATGCAatctgcag GTCCTGGAATGCGTTCCACGATTGTGCAAACTCAGCCCTGGCCGGCTGTCCCGGAGAGGCAGCAGCTGTCTGGGAGTCTCTAAGACAAGAGTCCAGGAAGACAGAGTTCTCTGGCAACCTCTACGACATGTGCGCCAGTCGCACGACCCTCCCACCCAGCACTGTGCCTACAGCCCAGAGCCCCCCCACCTCCGACCAGGCTAACAAGGAGACACTGAAAGgccgaacacacaaacacagccccaCCCTCAGCACGCTGCTGTTCCCTGTATGCAGCACGCTACTAGTTCTGCTCAGGAGTTAG